The nucleotide sequence GAAAGTAAAAAATGATTGGATTGATTCAACGCGTGTCACGGGCTAGCGTGACGGTTGAGAGCAAGGTTATTGGTGAAATAGACCAAGGTATTCTGTTACTACTTGGTGTTGAAAAAGATGACGGTGACGATGAAATTGAAAAGCTTGCCAATAAGGTGAGTCGATACCGCATGTTTGCCGACAGCGACGGTAAAATGAACCTAAATGTAGAGCAAGTTGGCGGAAAGATTCTCGTGGTATCCCAATTTACACTCGTCGCGGATACGCAAAAAGGTAACCGA is from Alteromonas australica and encodes:
- the dtd gene encoding D-aminoacyl-tRNA deacylase; translation: MIGLIQRVSRASVTVESKVIGEIDQGILLLLGVEKDDGDDEIEKLANKVSRYRMFADSDGKMNLNVEQVGGKILVVSQFTLVADTQKGNRPGFSQGATPEHGKAVYLKFVEALQAKGLAVETGEFGADMQVALVNDGPVTFHFKV